From the genome of Acropora palmata chromosome 8, jaAcrPala1.3, whole genome shotgun sequence:
GACGCAAGAACACGAACCCAGAACTATAAATAGTTTTGCTCCTTTTTCAGCTGCAATTCCAAGCTCCTTACAATAGCGAATCTGAAAAACCAAGATTTTTACAATAGACAGTTTTACAGTTCTCGGCGCCATTGGATAGTAACCCGGCTTGCTGTCACAAAAACGAGGCTGCCGGTGATCCATCGTTTGGCTTAAATAACTATCTTAAAATCAAGTTGGCTTATCAGATCTTAAAACTTATTCTAGCCGACCCCAGGCAGTGGAAATAGGTAATCAAAACATCAATATTccggcctgaatttttcaagcctttttCTCGCTGCTGCTCAAGTAGCGCTCATAATAGAGAGGGACCACACATAAAATTAAAACCGCGACGGCCGTTCCGATATCGAGagcttcacttgaaaataaacatttttgcaaacttaactattttgctattgtttgtATTCATGGAGctccgttgaagtaaatatagagaatgagaGATTAACTGTTTCcatttgaaaattacaaacaaaagaatgtacACTGATAGCAAGCTTTAGCATTTACGTTGAGAAGAGTAACGACAACGGTAAAATTTAATTGGTCGAAGggggaaaaataagcgtgctgcacgggCGGCAAGCACTTCAGAATAATTCAGTGCCATCCCCTGCAAAATAATAACGTGACTTCACTACATTTGAGGTGTTGATGTAAATACATGACTATCTTGTCTtagaactgcggattgaaaTGAAGACGAATTATGCtcgccgttttttttttttttgtttgttttgttttgttttgttttttttttcaggcaaaAAGAGCCCATCACACACTATACAACATCGCATGTTGCCTTTTGTACATTATGCTTTTGTTTCCCACTAAATTACTCCACCTTAATGCTTCAATTCTCCCTCTAAAATACTCGGTCTCCCCGAAAAAAGTCACTAAAATGCTCGGATAATGCTCATTATACaaacagtttttttaaaaattaatttgaatatttttaacagaaaacaaacatggccgCCTAGACTCTAGAAACTTAAAACCGCTGACTTGTCCTCAGTCTCCACTCAGCTCTAACAGTGgcatttgtttttgtgaattttgaaCTTTAGTCTTCATTTTCTCTGAGAaaaataacttcttttttagtttctcagaagaaaaaaaatatattttccagGAAAATGCCACTAAAATGCTCGAAAACTAAAATGCTTTTGCCTCACTAAAATGCTCGAAAAAATGCTAGCATAAGGTACAAAAGCCTACTCgcaaacaaagatggcggaaGTTCGCTCGGAGACGTTCTGAAAGAAGAAAGACCAGATTTTCTGAAGTCCTTACCAAGTGAATCGGAGGAACAAAATGACCAAACGACAAGAAACAACTTGGAAGGATAAACGCAATAACTGGAGGTTCTTTCCAAATTGACAAATCAAATACTTCCTTGATTTTGGAACCAACACTACCATTGTTCCTCTCTCTCTTGGCTGCTTCTTCCGGAGTTGTCTCTTCATTTCTCTCGACGTTGGGGTCAAATGTTACTGCAAGAGAGTGGGAGGCAATCGCGACTCCTGCCATTATTCGACAAGTGGCCCTCCACCCATTGGCCTCTATTAGGGCCTGTAACGTGGGGCCCATTATCAGGATCCCTCCTCCAATCCCAATATTTAACAGcccgattgcgattgcttgcCTTTTGTTGAAATACTGGTTAATTACAATCATGCCAGCGGAAAAGGTGCAACTGCAACCGATGCCAAACAAGAAGCTGTACGTGAAGaagagaagaaataaattgttCACAAAAGAGCTAACCAGCAAGCTGACAGCACTTATCGATCCACCAATGAGAGATGTTACACGACATCCGAAGCGGGTAACCAAGTAGTTTGAGAAAAGCCCGCTGATAAACGTCATTGCTATACCCACAGATCCAACACATGcttaaaatcaatgaaaaaaagcGATAAGCGTGTAGTCATTATACCTTAGAAATACGtgaaatctgattggctgagagtaGCGGTACTTCAGCTTGGTTACTAAGGAGTTTCGAATTTTTCCCTGGATTATCGTGTAAACAAAGAATACACGAAAACTTGGCGAACTTAAACGAGTTCAAAAGGGACCAATTACTACCGTGAGGAAAATACAAAGCTTTGTATGTTGATTAAGAGGCTTTGCATTCTAGTATTTGACCTTatgaattttcaacattttctcttCAATGTTACCGGCTTGCAATTGAGAAATAACCGtaatcaataattttgaaatatctgtCAAACACCTCTTGAAATCACGCGCTATTAGTTAAACCTCATGCAAAACTGCGAAGATTATTTccgatgatttccgcacaacattcgagcaataatggcaaaaattggcaaaaattaagttaccaaaaactcctcttagcatggtaatattttgaataaaggtaaaaagatcctatcgagatttaagctgtcaagctgaccccgcgagagaaaattgaacttgaagttattcatacttcagttaaaaaggacgtttcgtgttagttgaaaacacaataacactcgcttttagcattcttacgaagtttgtcattaaatttctcgagaatgcttggggatttcgattcatcgcggggtcacttagagaactaaattacaattagatgttttaaatagcattcaacaagttaccgtgctgtgagtagatttttagtaaataatttttgcaagtattgctcgaactttgaacggaatccgtcttaaaacATTGAAACTAAATTGTTTCCACCGGcagttaaaatgaaatttcactaATTTCACCTCATTACTTCAAATGCTATTATTGTTACTTAACATTCATTGCCAACACAGTGACGTAATTGACGAAGAAATGACTCTCTCAATCACAGAAAAGATCTGCGTGCGCCCGAACATCTCTCACACGTTGTTACCTGCAATAAATTTCAATCGGTTTCTCGTTACTACGGCAATATTTTGGGGGTTGAGAAAAACACCTGTTCAACTACTAACCTGTAAGCTCTCTGGATGAGTTAAAATAATCCATAAAAACTGGCAGAAAAACGCCAAAGCTGAAAACAAACCCGAGTGTCGAGGCCCAGGTTATTGTGGCGCAAACACAAACCAACCATGACCACGAACTGTCAAGTTTACGAGGAACACCGTTGGAAGAAAATACCTGAAAAATGGCCATTACTTTCTGAGGGTAATAAACCAATTTGTCAAAGTGAAACCTATAGAAAAACGTTAACGCTAACAATGTTTATAGAATGACACACAGAGTCACAAGTCACGCGTTTCTTCGGTTGGACTTCATGATTTGGGCATGACCCCATTATAAAAAGCAACTTTGTGAAATATCATTGTATACTACtgcatggctttttttttttaggataTACCGTGTACATCTCACATTGAGTGAGTGTGCTTATACGtcgaaaaaacaaatgaaaaaatatattttttcaacgGCAAACTTGAAGAAGTCTCAAAGAGAACATAAGACAAGTTTTgagtttattaatttttaaattatttagtttaagtgatatatgaaatgtttcatatattgaactgcggatttgaaatcaagtgagctatgatcatcgcagttatgaacgcaatttaaagacccagtattgaccattaggcattgcgcgcgtgtttttgttttggttttcacgaggCGACTAATgtttcataggacagatagaattcattctatctcgtacaaaaagttgtatctgtcgtttcttttgtattgagcatttgtacgggaggtttccataaagttatatctgtcctatgatTTTTCTTCGTACGACAGagacgacagatacgacagatacaaccatatggaaaccaggcttaaagcAATTGCGAATAGAAggctgaaaaagtcaggacttcaacggggtttgaacagTCAGGAATTCAAcggggttcaaaccccgttgaagtcctgactttttcaggcttctatgcgcaattgcttaaattgcgttcataactgcgatgatcatagctcactttaTTTAGTTTAAGTAAGTAACGTGTTCTGAGATATTAGCAATCTCTTAATTCTGACGCAGCGGGCTCGAAATAGTATTTTGAAACGCAGACATCATGGGACTTCCGTAATATTGATATAGAAATTGAGAACACTGAGGGCGCTAtttattgactttttttttaaagggaCATTTTAATCCAATTGAAAAACTCCATTTCGCCTTGCTGCAAGATGTCTGcgtttaatttatttaacaatATCAAACCAACACCATTTACAAGGataaatactaataaaaaaatgtaaaaactaCCGGTAAAAATTCTtaatcataatcattatttgacaaatgcttcttcaataacaataataattttcttttttttttttcaaaggcaaaatcTATTAGAGTCAACATTTTTCCGAAAGGTTCTCTATTCGCATAAAATACAGGCAGCAATGTcacataaaagaaaacatataaatataaaaactGGATAATCCTGTAGGCTGAAACCTATttacaattgttttaaaacagGGAGATTTGAATAGGCCTTCTGCATCCTTACGTCAGAGTCCAAAATTCCACCACTAAGTCTAGCATGACTCATATGAGAATCTTTTGATTCACACTGCTATGAAAGTTCATTAACTCAAATCTTACCAGAGACCGATATTTCGGTCCTAACCCAAAGGGGACTGAACCAGAGccaaaaatgatgaaatattGGGTTAGAGGGGGTAAGAAACAATAGGCAAATGCTAAATATGCTTCACCCCTAGAATTTCGAGTGAAGGAGCGAAGATTTGAGGAAATTAGCAAAGTTTAAAAccaaatattttgtgtttacGGTTTTCGATTGCGGTTAAATTTAAATGGCGTCTCGGGTGACACATGGAGAATCGTCAGAGTGGGATTCAAGCGAAAATGACGAAAATGAGAGTGATTTTGAAAGCTCAGAATCCGAGGAAGAATCGTTGGATGATGATCGAGTGTATCACTCTTAAGtttaaaatcttgaaaattcttgtttttagGTTATATTTCTTATCATAAGGGATCATGCCTCAATAAATAAGAATGGGCTACCTTGTTTTAAGGAGATGTTACTGACTTTTTGTCTCCCCTAAAAATATAGAACAAGATCCCTCATTTTAAGTAAATGGTTTTACGAAAAACTCTTGAAATTGTTACAGAATTCCTGATATAAGTTATGTTTCTTATTATAAGGGATCATGCCCCAATAAATATGAAAAGGGCTCGCTTATTTCAAGGAGCTGTTACTGAGTTTTTGTCTCATCCTTATTACAAGAGACcattcctttgaaaaaaaggaataaaatcCCTCACTTTAAGAGAATGGTACAAcgaaagtttcattttcttcgaTTCAGAAAATTTCCGTGAAAGAATTAGAACATGAATCCTTGTTTAATTCAACAAGTATTAAGGCTTTTTCAGCATCTCAATATTAGGAATTATACTTCCAAAAATAAGAATCATAttccttgttttcagtttATGGCATATCCACATGGCATGTCATCCTGAGACATCACTTAAACTGTGAGATCAAGAATAATaatgctattattattgttgatttaAGTAGAAgctgttattattgttaccaGATCCCATTTAATTTACAAccttaattaaaaaacagtatatgttttgtttaaatatatGTGTTATTTAATGTGGATCCTCGATCCCATTTGTAAAATTAAGGGGGTAGATAATTTGAATGTGCAAATAAATGCATGTGCTTGCAATGGTCATGTAATGTGCAACTTGCATCTTTAACTCAAACTTATTAATATTACAATATACAGTAATGTACAGAAATAGTACAATATACAGTAATAATACAATATACAGTAACTCTAACCATGGATGTTTACTTGCAGATATCATGTAGGTGGTTGTTGGTTATGATTAGAGAACTTAAGGCCAGACTTTTAATCACTCACATGCAAGAACATTTGCCCTGGTAACAACAAACCGTTCATTTGAACGTCTATAAGAGTGATATACATGATGATCTTTTAACTGTGAGTGACTCGCTATTTCATAGCCACTGGCAAGTTCTTGAGCTTCAATCTTGAAtgcatttaaattttcattgaagtttatggtattaaaaacctCCATCACAAAGTAACAGCCATTATCTTCAATgaaccaaatttttttcaagcaacCAAATAGTGGAAAACCTGCATCATCAAgggaaaataaaaggaaattgttGAGGCCCGGTTTATATTTTGTCCCATATATTTCAATCTGGTTGCactgaaaaattgattgaacaTGAAAATCTAGATGAATGTCATAGAACCGTGATATGTAACTCTCTGCATCAACTGCATGATCGCCACGAAGCACTGTGTAGTTTCCAAATCGGATGTCCTCTTTAGACCATGGATGCATGTCTGGCTGGTTATCACCTATCTGTATAAAGTTTGCAGACTCCATTTGTTGGTTTCTGGTTGCTAGTGAATAGggaagatttttaaaatttctgatTTTCTTAGCCAGATCTTTGAAATAAGCatgttttccttcaaatcTCATGCACCAACATCTAATCAAGGGACCAAAGTTAAGCATCTGTGTTGGCAAGTGAACAAGATAATGCTGCTTAGGGATGATATTCATATGATTATATGTGACCTTGAAATTacttaaatatctctttaCGGTACTCTTCAAATAGAGAATACTTGCTTGGGAAATTTCGCTGCAGAAGACAATGCTCATTATCTCTTGAAGTGTCATAAAGGAATTCCATTGAGGACACAACACATTTATGCAGTTTTCTAACCCAAAAGGCAACATTTGTGACAAAAGCCACATTCTACTGGCTGTTTGACCTAGGTTTGAGGAACTCTTCATATCAAGATCACTctcttttatcaaaattggcCTATTTTTCTCATCTGTGTAACCCAGAGGGAAATGCTTTATTTCATAGTTCAGCTTATCAAGTGTGATCACCTGCTGGTCTTTGATCAAATAATTAAGGCAAAGTTTTATCTCATATTCAAGAATACCCTCTAAAAAGATATGCATTATATCTTGGGGAAGTTGTTTCGTGATATCAAAGTATGGCAGTTTACAAAGTACTGAGCGCTGGTTAATGCCATACTCTTTAGAAAAATACTGCCTAAGGTACTGACTTGGTGCATTTTCAATACTGCACAAATGCTCTTCATGGGTATCTTTGTCCCTTAGTTCAAACAGTTCTTCCTCAAAGTACTCCTGCATGGAATCAAAAGTAGCCATGCAGTGCCTACATTTTCGCCTTGCGCCCCCAACACCTTCCTTAAAACCAGCAGAGGCATGACTAGCTGGAGTGTCTGCCAGAAAGGCTAAAACTGCTCCTCTCAGTTTAACCTGACCTAGGCTTGTTGTGAAGGTATAACCATCATCTCTGCCTAAGAGCTGTATGTCAGAAACAAGTGGTTCTAATATCTCCTGCATTGCTTTTTCCTTGTATCTCTTAAAGGTTTTGTATGAACACACAGCAAATAACTTGATTGACCTCAATTTTGACCGGTAAATTGGAACAATGTTTGCAAGCTGATAATAGAAAAGACACAATTTGTGGGGTTTGTTGGTTAGCGGATTACAGACATTAACGTCATCATAGTACAACAACAATTGAAGAGCCTTCTCATCACTGGAAAACATGGGATGTTCCTTGAACAATGTTCCATCACAAAAGTCGGTGAATATTGCATTATTGCCTTGGTGTAATTGTGCCTCGGCAGTCATGATCATTAGAAGTAATCTTGGAGATGACAGTTGTTGCTGCAAGCTAAGTAGAATTGGTATATAGTAAAAGGCGTCTTCAACTTCTACTATCCTCTTCTTGTTATTCCTTTTACATACTTTCCTGTGCTTCCCCAAAACTTTCTTTACAGGTTCctttaaaatataaagatttttaataattgttatgttAAGTGCAGAAGTCAGTTGGTAGGCCATACATGTACCTGTATTCTTGTGGATAAACCGCACCCAGATTCTTGTGAAAAAGCCTCAAACACTTTAAGCTCAAGGAACAGTGAAATGTGCCAAATCTagcaaccccccccccctgttCTGTTCTGACTGCAAAACAAGTTCTcttgatgaaaacaaatcttGTAAAAAACTTGATTGActacaaattttgaaaagcaaaaaatgtaCACTGATGGGAAGAAAAAGTCCAGGAAGGGTTGTTACATTAGAATTCTAGCCTCACAGGGGTTTGTGATGGTCTCCTGCATTGGGGTTTGGGCTTTAACACCCCCCACTCTAAGGTATTTTCAATTGATCATTCAGTCTCATAGGGTGCATACTGCAGTGTCATCATGAGATAAACAATATTGCttattgtattttctttgctttaacatgattgctgttttttcagGTTTAGTGTTATTAATTAGTATTTATTTTCCTCCtcattgtcattattactattattattattagactTATGAACTTACCACATAGGGAACACCTTCATTCCAATGTTTTTCAAGGCTTTTGGAGGTTAATGTCTTGGTCACTTTGCACAGGTCATCTGATTCTGCAAAAACATCCTGTAAACCCTGAATTTCATCTATTGCTGTATCTGAAGcattcaaacatttttcaataccCCTTTTCAGCTGCTTTAGTGTTGCTGACATAAGTTCAGAAGTACAACAGGCTATGTTACGTACTGTTTTTGAATTCAATGTATTTTCGTGCTGTATTTTTAGAAGAAACTTCGAAGCGACATCTGGAAGTGATTCCACTGCATCATTATCATCCATTTCAAGAAGGGCGAAGTTATCAGATGTTAAACTAGActcatcatcttcattatcATCCTCATCGTCTGATGGTGTTTGACTGTCATCATCAATATTATAagcctcatcatcatcatcatactTATCATCTTCAAGGTGGCAGCATTTATCTGATGGACCTGAATCCACTGAGACAATAAATATTTAAGTTAGACAAAAGCTATTGACCccaaagacaataattattactggtTTTGAATGAAGGGNNNNNNNNNNNNNNNNNNNNNNNNNNNNNNNNNNNNNNNNNNNNNNNNNNNNNNNNNNNNNNNNNNNNNNNNNNNNNNNNNNNNNNNNNNNNNNNNNNNNNNNNNNNNNNNNNNNNNNNNNNNNNNNNNNNNNNNNNNNNNNNNNNNNNNNNNNNNNNNNNNNNNNNNNNNNNNNNNNNNNNNNNNNNNNNNNNNNNNNNATATATAAAATTGGTTGCTTGCAGTTCCTTGGTGTGTGGTCAGAGGGACTAAGGCGAGTGTAAATGACTTTTAAAAATGGAGGGGGGAAGGGACTCCCCTATGAAAAGTGTAGAGATTCTCATCATCTGGCTTAAGGTGTAAATTTCGGATTTTGGTCTCACTTAGCGTGTTCTGGGCAAAACGCCATCATATGTAGCTGTGAAGGCCTCCTTTAGGGTTGCACGCTAAGAAACGTAAAAGTATATATTTAAGACGGTTTCAATACGGCCTCTTTTCAGTCTCAAAAAAGCCTGGGCCTCGCCCATGTTGGTCTCCTTTAGCGGgttaattcaaaatttccgactaGTATCCCCACCCTAGCTGCCAATTCACTCCCCACCCCCCAGATTTAAAAGAAGTTCTTTCGGTATTTAAACGCCGCCTTATCCGCACATGCAAAGATCAAACGCTTTTCATTCCGACATGCACTTTTTTAAAAGCATCTACGAAGTGGAACGTTGCAGTTACTTATAAGATGTACTTACCTGAGAAGCAGTCGCTTTCCAAATCCGACCCACAATGGGAAAGATACACTCTGTGCCTATTCCGGACGTGCTTTACCAATGAATTAACCCAGGCCCGTAACCAGGATTTTATGTGGGGGGGTGCTAATGAGACCAAAGTGGACCAAACTAccgaaatgtattttttatctAATTCTTTTTGATTGAGActagtaaatttttaattttttaaatttttttttattttatttggttatttttttcatttttaaaatttttgaatttttttttaattaaaacattgtttaaaaaagtgcacaaaaaattaattttgcatcttCGGGCGTTCCTGCGCCTGTACAAATAGAGAATACTACCCGACGCGTTAGTGTctttcattattcatttagaTAAGCTTGAACATCTGTGCGctcattgaaatgttttgaatggCTCGGGCTACTCTAGCTAGAGTGCTGCTGGTTTTAGTTTCCCAGTGAATACATTACTGCTTTtgccattcttttctttaaacgccattgttaagttttaaacttcagtttaaCCGACTGCACTCCTTAACTTGGATATTGAGTATCAAAATGCGGACCTTTGGGGCCT
Proteins encoded in this window:
- the LOC141890002 gene encoding monocarboxylate transporter 10-like isoform X1, yielding MAIFQVFSSNGVPRKLDSSWSWLVCVCATITWASTLGFVFSFGVFLPVFMDYFNSSRELTACVGSVGIAMTFISGLFSNYLVTRFGCRVTSLIGGSISAVSLLVSSFVNNLFLLFFTYSFLFGIGCSCTFSAGMIVINQYFNKRQAIAIGLLNIGIGGGILIMGPTLQALIEANGWRATCRIMAGVAIASHSLAVTFDPNVERNEETTPEEAAKRERNNGSVGSKIKEVFDLSIWKEPPVIAFILPSCFLSFGHFVPPIHLIRYCKELGIAAEKGAKLFIVLGSCSCVARLLAGFACNHPRVDTFRVYQVGQFAAGLSAILMTVAPTFKTLSACVALYGLGDGLFYTSFSCLVFSVSPQKSAAVLGWQMMTEALFMASGPTLAGLLADKLGSYSIPFRVAGSITLSGAFIPLMLLCYRRPDSSSYMPRNEQTEKLLKDTSSPNGVFYSRTI
- the LOC141889964 gene encoding uncharacterized protein LOC141889964 encodes the protein MDDNDAVESLPDVASKFLLKIQHENTLNSKTVRNIACCTSELMSATLKQLKRGIEKCLNASDTAIDEIQGLQDVFAESDDLCKVTKTLTSKSLEKHWNEGVPYVEPVKKVLGKHRKVCKRNNKKRIVEVEDAFYYIPILLSLQQQLSSPRLLLMIMTAEAQLHQGNNAIFTDFCDGTLFKEHPMFSSDEKALQLLLYYDDVNVCNPLTNKPHKLCLFYYQLANIVPIYRSKLRSIKLFAVCSYKTFKRYKEKAMQEILEPLVSDIQLLGRDDGYTFTTSLGQVKLRGAVLAFLADTPASHASAGFKEGVGGARRKCRHCMATFDSMQEYFEEELFELRDKDTHEEHLCSIENAPSQYLRQYFSKEYGINQRSVLCKLPYFDITKQLPQDIMHIFLEGILEYEIKLCLNYLIKDQQVITLDKLNYEIKHFPLGYTDEKNRPILIKESDLDMKSSSNLGQTASRMWLLSQMLPFGLENCINVLCPQWNSFMTLQEIMSIVFCSEISQASILYLKSTVKRYLSNFKVTYNHMNIIPKQHYLVHLPTQMLNFGPLIRCWCMRFEGKHAYFKDLAKKIRNFKNLPYSLATRNQQMESANFIQIGDNQPDMHPWSKEDIRFGNYTVLRGDHAVDAESYISRFYDIHLDFHVQSIFQCNQIEIYGTKYKPGLNNFLLFSLDDAGFPLFGCLKKIWFIEDNGCYFVMEVFNTINFNENLNAFKIEAQELASGYEIASHSQLKDHHVYHSYRRSNERFVVTRANVLACE
- the LOC141890002 gene encoding monocarboxylate transporter 10-like isoform X3 → MTFISGLFSNYLVTRFGCRVTSLIGGSISAVSLLVSSFVNNLFLLFFTYSFLFGIGCSCTFSAGMIVINQYFNKRQAIAIGLLNIGIGGGILIMGPTLQALIEANGWRATCRIMAGVAIASHSLAVTFDPNVERNEETTPEEAAKRERNNGSVGSKIKEVFDLSIWKEPPVIAFILPSCFLSFGHFVPPIHLIRYCKELGIAAEKGAKLFIVLGSCSCVARLLAGFACNHPRVDTFRVYQVGQFAAGLSAILMTVAPTFKTLSACVALYGLGDGLFYTSFSCLVFSVSPQKSAAVLGWQMMTEALFMASGPTLAGLLADKLGSYSIPFRVAGSITLSGAFIPLMLLCYRRPDSSSYMPRNEQTEKLLKDTSSPNGVFYSRTI
- the LOC141890002 gene encoding monocarboxylate transporter 10-like isoform X2, with product MDYFNSSRELTACVGSVGIAMTFISGLFSNYLVTRFGCRVTSLIGGSISAVSLLVSSFVNNLFLLFFTYSFLFGIGCSCTFSAGMIVINQYFNKRQAIAIGLLNIGIGGGILIMGPTLQALIEANGWRATCRIMAGVAIASHSLAVTFDPNVERNEETTPEEAAKRERNNGSVGSKIKEVFDLSIWKEPPVIAFILPSCFLSFGHFVPPIHLIRYCKELGIAAEKGAKLFIVLGSCSCVARLLAGFACNHPRVDTFRVYQVGQFAAGLSAILMTVAPTFKTLSACVALYGLGDGLFYTSFSCLVFSVSPQKSAAVLGWQMMTEALFMASGPTLAGLLADKLGSYSIPFRVAGSITLSGAFIPLMLLCYRRPDSSSYMPRNEQTEKLLKDTSSPNGVFYSRTI